One stretch of Ananas comosus cultivar F153 linkage group 6, ASM154086v1, whole genome shotgun sequence DNA includes these proteins:
- the LOC109711247 gene encoding uncharacterized protein LOC109711247, protein MSVSCGLECVVCFGCTRWAWKRLTYIGAYDSETWPAATPEEFEPIPRICRVILAVYEDDLSRPRFPPPGGYRRMDPTCVVKRATYDDTGPNCPPYLLYLDRPHRQLILAIRGLNLARESDYKVLLDNRLELLDGGYVHRGLLKAAVWILDRESDALRRQLHDLGPDHTLVFAGHSLGSGIAALMALLVVANPAQFGGIPRSRVRCYAIAPARCMSLNLAVKYADVVNSVVLQDDFLPRTPTPLEHIFGSIFCLPCLLFFVCMRDTFIPEKKKLSDPKRLYAPGRMYHIVERKFCRCGRYPPEVRTAIPVEGRFEHIVLSCNATSDHGIVWIEREAEKALELMKEIAKATTPPPYQKMERKESLEQEHRSALERADTLNIPHVVPPSQESLDAAGTSSGTAAAESQTETTPTSKSSGRTNWDELVEKLFIRSDSGRSLVLKRDIIIE, encoded by the exons ATGTCGGTGTCGTGCGGGCTGGAGTGCGTGGTGTGCTTCGGGTGCACGCGGTGGGCGTGGAAGCGGCTGACTTACATCGGCGCCTACGACAGCGAGACGTGGCCGGCGGCGACCCCGGAGGAGTTCGAGCCGATCCCCCGCATCTGCCGCGTGATCCTCGCCGTCTACGAGGACGACCTCTCCCGCCCCCGCTTCCCGCCCCCCGGCGGCTACCGC CGCATGGACCCCACCTGCGTCGTCAAGCGGGCCACCTACGACGACACCGGCCCCAACTGCCCCCCCTACCTCCTCTACCTCGACCGCCCCCACCGCCAGCTCATCCTCGCCATCCGCGGCCTCAACCTCGCCCGCGAGAGCGACTACAAGGTCCTGCTCGACAACCGCCTCGAGCTCCTCGACGGCGGCTACGTCCACCGCGGCCTGCTCAAGGCCGCCGTCTGGATCCTCGACCGCGAGTCCGACGCCCTGCGCCGGCAGCTGCACGACCTCGGCCCCGACCACACCCTCGTCTTCGCCGGCCACTCGCTCGGCTCCGGGATCGCCGCGCTCATGGCCCTCCTCGTCGTCGCCAACCCCGCCCAGTTCGGGGGGATTCCCAGGAGCAGGGTGCGCTGCTACGCCATCGCCCCCGCCCGCTGCATGTCGCTGAACCTCGCCGTCAAGTACGCCGACGTCGTCAATTCCGTCGTTCTGCAG GATGACTTTTTGCCGAGAACGCCAACGCCTCTGGAACATATTTTTGGGTCTATCTTCTG CTTGCCCTGCCTACTGTTCTTTGTTTGCATGAGAGATACGTTTATTCCAGAGAAGAAAAAGCTTAGTGATCCAAAAAGACTCTATGCTCCCGGTCGAATGTATCATATTGTTGAGAGAAAATTTTGCAG ATGCGGAAGGTATCCTCCTGAGGTTAGGACAGCCATTCCGGTAGAAGGAAGATTTGAGCATATTGTGTTATCGTGCAATGCTACATCTGATCATGGAATTGTTTGGATTGAACGAGAAGCAGAAAAGGCTTTAGAG cTAATGAAAGAAATTGCTAAGGCGACAACACCCCCACCATATCAAAAGATGGAGAGGAAAGAGAGTCTTGAACAAGAGCACAGAAGTGCGCTGGAACGTGCCGACACTTTGAACATACCACATGTCGTGCCACCATCACAAGAATCCCTTGACGCTGCGGGCACCAGCTCGGGAACAGCAGCTGCTGAGAGCCAAACCGAGACGACCCCGACTTCGAAATCGAGCGGGAGGACTAATTGGGACGAGTTGGTGGAGAAGCTCTTCATCAGAAGCGATTCTGGGAGGAGTCTGGTGCTGAAGAGAGATATCATTATCGAGTGA
- the LOC109711250 gene encoding uncharacterized protein At3g17950-like, whose product MDQYFAELLPSSPTNSSVSSSDLDTESTGSFFPDRSTTLGTLMGVSFPDLRARAARAQPCSDLARGGARRAKQWRRRLRCRRWWWRCCRADAQCPTSLGEFLRVERTLSGGGGGGAPLFQSERILPPRRRRRRAAVSLSGICCGLRG is encoded by the exons ATGGATCAGTACTTTGCGGAGCTCCTACCTTCGTCCCCGACGAACTCTTCGGTCTCTTCCTCGGATCTCGACACTGAG TCGACCGGGTCCTTCTTCCCCGACCGGAGCACGACCCTCGGAACCCTAATGGGCGTCTCCTTCCCGGACCTCCGCGCCCGCGCGGCGAGGGCCCAGCCGTGCTCGGATCTCGCACGCGGCGGAGCGAGGAGGGCCAAGCAGTGGCGGCGCCGCCTCAGGTGCCGGAGGTGGTGGTGGCGCTGTTGCCGGGCCGACGCGCAGTGCCCCACCTCGCTCGGGGAGTTCCTCCGAGTGGAGCGCACGctcagcggcggcggaggcggcggcgcacCGCTCTTCCAGAGCGAGCGGATCCTCCCGCCGCGGCGAAGGCGGCGGAGGGCCGCGGTGTCGCTCTCGGGGATATGCTGTGGACTCCGGGGGTAG
- the LOC109711823 gene encoding LOW QUALITY PROTEIN: endoglucanase 6-like (The sequence of the model RefSeq protein was modified relative to this genomic sequence to represent the inferred CDS: inserted 1 base in 1 codon) produces MASPPRPRPVLLLLLLLLAVGAAALRLSAAAHDYADALHKSILFFEGQRSGKLPADQRISWRRDSALRDGAADGVDLTGGYYDAGDNVKFGFPMAFTTTLMAWGIIDFGRSMGPHLAEATRAVRWATDYLLKATAVPGVVYVQVGDASRDHACWERPEDMDTPRTVYKVDHAHPGSDVAAETAAALAAASIVFRSSDPXYSQRLLDRAVAVFEFADTHRGAYSSSLHDAVCPFYCDFSGYQDELLWGAAWLHKASRKREYREYIKRNEVVLGASECINEFGWDNKHAGINVLISKEVLMGKDDYFQFFRANAENFICTLLPGISSHPQIQYSPGL; encoded by the exons ATGGCGTCGCCGCCGCGGCCTCGTCCagtgctactgctgctgctcctcctcctcgccgtcGGAGCGGCGGCGCTCCGCCTCTCCGCAGCCGCGCACGATTACGCCGACGCCCTCCACAAGAGCATCCTCTTCTTCGAGGGCCAGCGCTCCGGCAAGCTCCCCGCCGACCAGCGCATCTCCTGGCGCCGCGACTCCGCCCTCCGCGACGGCGCCGCCGACGGG GTGGATCTAACGGGAGGGTACTACGACGCGGGGGACAACGTGAAGTTCGGGTTCCCGATGGCGTTCACGACGACGCTGATGGCGTGGGGCATCATCGACTTCGGGCGGAGCATGGGGCCCCACCTGGCGGAGGCGACGCGCGCGGTGCGGTGGGCCACGGACTACCTCCTCAAGGCGACGGCGGTGCCCGGCGTGGTCTACGTCCAGGTCGGGGACGCGTCCCGCGACCACGCGTGCTGGGAGCGCCCCGAGGACATGGACACCCCCCGCACCGTCTACAAGGTCGACCACGCCCACCCCGGCTCCGACGTCGCCGCAGAgaccgccgccgccctcgccgccgcctccatcGTCTTCCGCTCCTCCGACC CCTACTCCCAGCGCCTCCTCGACCGCGCCGTCGCC GTCTTCGAGTTCGCGGATACGCACCGGGGCGCGTACAGCTCGAGCTTGCACGACGCGGTGTGCCCGTTCTACTGCGATTTCTCCGGATATCAG GACGAGCTGCTGTGGGGCGCGGCGTGGCTACACAAGGCGTCGAGGAAGCGGGAATACCGAGAGTACATCAAGCGGAACGAGGTCGTGTTGGGGGCGAGCGAGTGCATTAATGAGTTCGGCTGGGACAACAAGCACGCCGGTATTAACGTCCTCATCTCCaag GAGGTTTTAATGGGGAAGGACGATTATTTCCAATTTTTTAGAGCGAACGCGGAGAACTTCATCTGCACCCTTCTTCCGGGGATATCCAGTCACCCTCAGATTCAGTATTCGCCAggtttataa
- the LOC109711825 gene encoding signal recognition particle 9 kDa protein has translation MVYIASWDEFVERSVQLFRADPHSARYVMKYRHCDGKLVLKVTDNRECLKFKTDQAQDAKKMEKLNNIFFTLMARGPDADISEVSGKEQVEQQQSKKSRGRRQ, from the exons ATGGTTTACATCGCCTCTTGGGACGAGTTCGTAGAGCGATCCGTGCAACTATTCCGCGCGGATCCCCATTCG GCGCGGTATGTGATGAAGTATCGGCATTGCGATGGGAAGCTGGTGCTCAAAGTCACGGATAATCGCGAG TGTCTTAAGTTTAAAACAGACCAAGCTCAGGATGCAAAGAAGATGGAAAAGTTGAACAATATCTTCTTTACTCTGATGGCTCGTGGCCCTGACG CTGACATTTCCGAAGTTTCAGGCAAGGAACAGGTAGAGCAGCAGCAATCCAAAAAAAGTCGGGGAAGAAGGCAGTAG
- the LOC109711824 gene encoding histone-lysine N-methyltransferase, H3 lysine-79 specific has product MREEKKRMEAASEELERRSRYLSSLIQRTKMRTEAEEEVTAAAAAAAAHSDGKVEEKRREPRIEMEREKEKEEVKEKEKVKEKKGEEEEEEEEEEKGDEAQEKHKVRVRAADMPLALQKRAFRCARETLAAMPKLDSKRLALALKKEFDSLYGPAWHCIVGTSFGSYVTHSLGGFLYFSIDKAYVLLFRTAVEPLGH; this is encoded by the exons atgagagaggagaagaagcgtATGGAGGCTGCGTCGGAGGAGCTCGAGCGACGGAGCCGTTATTTGAGCTCGCTTATACAGCGGACGAAGATGAGGaccgaggcggaggaggaggtgacagcggcggcggcggcggcggcggcgcacagCGACGGtaaggtggaggagaagaggcGAGAGCCACGGATcgagatggagagggagaaggagaaggaggaggtgaaggagaaggagaaggtgaaggagaagaagggagaggaggaggaggaggaggaggaggaggagaaaggagaTGAGGCACAGGAGAAGCAtaaggttagggttagggccgCGGACATGCCCCTCGCGCTGCAGAAGCGCGCGTTCCGGTGCGCGCGGGAGACGCTCGCGGCGATGCCGAAGCTCGATAGCAagcgcctcgccctcgcccttaaGAAG GAATTCGATTCCTTGTACGGTCCTGCTTGGCACTGCATTGTTGGAACAAGCTTTGGGTCATATGTCACTCATTCTTTGGGTGGCTTCTTGTACTTCTCCATCGATAAGGCCTACGTTCTTCTATTTCGGACTGCTGTTGAACCATTAGGGCATTGA